One Turneriella parva DSM 21527 genomic region harbors:
- a CDS encoding heparan-alpha-glucosaminide N-acetyltransferase domain-containing protein — protein sequence MRNFSLDLLRGLTIALMIIVNNPGDWKAMFAVLRHAEWHGFLGADIVFPLFLFVAGYAAALKIDRLYGPTTAGGPHCASALTLEERELPAYYLPLMRRAAILFLIGLFLNAWPLGLLPDTEFSFGHLRVLGVLQRIAICVLVGGVLLRRVETVRGLVSVLILIFLLYEFCMRVPLVKFADVFFGRSFELQNNFARLVDISVLPEAMLYKVRKIAFDPEGLLTSLTAIMTFLFGGLAFRLALPCIATTQHKFRNFLQSRWGLASICAVLGFALANFEPINKNLWTIPFVLLTTAAATALLLALEKFDFGKRRFWRHLAQPFADMGKNPLLIYVLSGIVGKALALYKLSPQLSVKQYLYGGLNIFSLEGKLQSLVYSLLLLVAVSLIARVLRRVPLRV from the coding sequence ATGCGCAACTTTTCCCTCGACCTTCTGCGCGGCCTCACGATCGCGCTGATGATTATCGTCAACAACCCCGGCGACTGGAAGGCGATGTTCGCCGTGCTGCGCCATGCCGAGTGGCACGGCTTTCTCGGCGCCGATATTGTGTTTCCGCTATTTCTATTCGTGGCAGGTTATGCCGCTGCACTCAAGATAGACAGGTTGTATGGGCCGACGACCGCAGGCGGGCCGCACTGCGCCAGTGCGCTTACCCTCGAAGAACGCGAGCTGCCGGCCTATTACCTGCCGCTCATGCGGCGCGCGGCGATTTTGTTCTTGATCGGCCTGTTTCTGAATGCGTGGCCGTTGGGTCTCTTGCCGGACACTGAGTTTTCTTTCGGTCACCTGCGCGTGTTGGGTGTGCTGCAGCGCATCGCGATCTGCGTGCTGGTCGGTGGTGTGCTGCTGCGCCGCGTCGAGACGGTGCGGGGTTTAGTTTCGGTGTTAATCCTTATTTTTCTGCTTTATGAATTCTGTATGCGAGTGCCTTTGGTCAAATTTGCGGATGTATTTTTCGGGCGCAGTTTTGAGCTGCAAAATAATTTTGCGCGGCTGGTAGACATAAGCGTCTTGCCCGAGGCAATGCTCTATAAAGTGCGGAAAATTGCCTTTGATCCCGAAGGTCTTTTAACTTCTCTTACCGCGATCATGACTTTTCTCTTCGGTGGCCTTGCGTTTCGTCTGGCGTTGCCCTGCATCGCCACAACCCAGCACAAATTCAGAAATTTTCTGCAGTCGCGCTGGGGTCTTGCGAGCATTTGCGCGGTATTGGGTTTCGCGCTTGCCAATTTTGAACCCATCAATAAAAATCTCTGGACAATACCTTTTGTTCTGCTGACAACTGCGGCTGCGACGGCACTTCTGCTGGCCCTCGAGAAGTTCGATTTCGGAAAGCGGCGGTTTTGGCGGCACCTCGCTCAGCCATTTGCCGACATGGGCAAGAACCCGCTGCTGATCTATGTGCTGAGCGGCATCGTCGGCAAAGCGCTCGCGCTCTATAAGTTATCGCCGCAGCTCAGCGTGAAGCAATATCTCTACGGTGGTCTCAACATATTCTCGCTCGAGGGAAAATTGCAGTCGCTGGTTTATTCGTTATTGCTGCTCGTGGCCGTCTCGCTAATCGCGCGCGTGTTGCGCAGAGTGCCGTTGCGCGTGTGA